One genomic window of Podarcis muralis chromosome 9, rPodMur119.hap1.1, whole genome shotgun sequence includes the following:
- the LCORL gene encoding ligand-dependent nuclear receptor corepressor-like protein isoform X1: MAAAAPAPGASQCRSPRCTAERRGVRRELDSWRHRLMHCVGFESILEGLYGPRLRRDLSLFEDCEPEEVADWSMDEKCSFCNLHKDTVTDHTTIIGSLQSTPTEELSSQGQSNTDKIECQAENYLNALFRKKDLPQNCDPNIPLVAQELMKKMIRQFAIEYISKSSKMQENRNGSSYETSLICKGIQMNQTENSFQEEQDSPLDLTVNRIQEQNTQQVGDGVLDLSTKKTSLEQSAYDGSCSENSVSGSSATDDSKSEETSKLERGNSALSKVLESLCSYHGHQILAMLKFLIQESCVDSVGSCQLPQTIHSEASEDDVHIPVCSCDGNMQMKRCCLQNQRPNTSLPPLSVSVKDLDRLSCQSVTVGYVNTVVNKGNPVPSSPPRCCLKQLKESKSHAARTALCTNLISAGQKINKASRGHSPSPPTLSPVEADEYNYLEESVEGSLNRLEMNRNQPPSLSRAERSCSVCEPKNKLCIAEVAGNVDKTFLSANQETSLINSDKLEKVENAAAFQDLMDRINEKLKSIETTDTANVAKLSKSDGRTESDLKLQSFITSLLHDAKANDYNFMELLSQHDKEAENKIIQTRFRKRQETLFALHNSPDSSLFKRQSLQIKREIASLDETFIRKKRNVKKNYKLSPNKNENHSTSKDHSLQINENKYQLFSPIKSKSLPIGQEETVEILLNNSETNSGLVAFSENTSTASQSSLAKIHGNCELHMDPVSVKGDDDRMLDRTKHNVIPPMWCSVYVTNNFLFQKSSNGKKANCMEREKMLKDLQAQTCSNEDINKIVRNTNLHVVVERLEDTINMAQKTKKPLFNSYKISSKLKDTHKYEANKNAKNGLLISMSESGSTGQYVLSQAHASCSNNSKQECLPTKEEKVSDEGYKSLLKSSAFNSDTLTYHNEDLQSSSDVGDNSPALNYTSPIKLMFLSEINSSEGVKYTLTSVNDSAKLNIDLYSLQRKTSVLAEKQLEAVDPGKTVSLENSPKNEVNSVFPSVIAHETNIGEHKPNENPVEQSGNGSSLKRKPGRPKKLGPQVVKQIKRPIGRPPKPKVDAENANNISDSISARKKSVSSNAEVLEDSNINKNITVTVVFGRSRRTKRCVSESSLNVSLVPSPHSHVVCESDQVKQNSETRNSLPKNRSMQNSAERKTSASGYEYVRPLESSPVLPSHCSNIVRPKQKPLNIIRKPGRPAKIKISGISVTVNQISSQERIVSISSCLPPLEQETVLEKHGSPKKVDQQCNKLDVSKSYWNDKSKDFSDEIITIAPSKPEIPLRQSLRDRRPSLPFLQSLASSNSLSCRRAFLHKSYKLCLKNAKNQKIKHSNMAPKDTSGNKAPEKAKKSSENNKFRFVNEMSSDPTISSNSSLRWWDPSISNDSLLKELNSRYEQITNTWLHVNGEEFEKCLYDERCHIEQDYSIKVSKPLDSCVLQLENSPIKMLFQKKCNIDELCSWFMQTTETQSLALVRKANARNPVEVISTRQFKIGTRQCDCNTSPLRKHFKKFALSTPSKSAGKIRILHKIVRSRALKRKRNFTLAKLRRTKFENLQHDRWRQVKKLYNHGTSDWKSKKQHLRFFCQSQRFANTSQEINNKTSTSHENGTVDTKSPAILVDSQSSTSTGNETTGAFYQQKTQLTDLSTKPGLTNNCRPSAQSVDHNQKNIGKAHAFGEDDWKGKTFKDCRIFLKKINPAEEQHSFSSTVVCTPESVDRSASHGYFQGERHCTLRSHSAKQRTSDRCEKDAEEAKNFSLVKNLHIEQDCKKPSKRVTFEDGPAEVPKKTSKRRRTQYKLNNLNIRERNTRQLCSTGQVSSCYSKYQLALQYSFRDAAARTISSILKDLLNLLDCLCWEDLQAELLNTP; encoded by the exons GTTTTGAAAGTATTTTAGAAGGGCTTTATGGACCAAGGCTACGAAGAGACCTCAGTTTATTtgaag ACTGTGAACCAGAAGAAGTGGCTGACTGGTCTATGGATGAAAAATGTTCCTTTTGTAATTTACATAAAGACACAGTCACT GATCATACGACAATTATTGGTTCTTTGCAGTCAACACCTACAGAGGAACTATCATCTCAGGGCCAGTCCAACACTGATAAAATTGAGTGCCAAGCAGAGAATTACCTAAATGCACTCTTTCGCAAGAAAG ATCTTCCTCAGAACTGTGATCCTAACATTCCCTTAGTTGCTCAGGAATTAATGAAAAAGATGATCCGTCAATTTGCAATTGAATACATTTCAAAAAGTAGTAAAATGCAAGAAAATAGAAACGGTTCGTCATATGAAACAAGTCTGATATGTAAAGGTATCCAAATGAACCAAACAGAAAATTCATTTCAGGAAGAACAGGATAGCCCTCTAGACCTCACTGTGAATCGAATACAAGAGCAGAATACTCAGCAAG TAGGGGATGGAGTGCTAGATCTTTCTACAAAGAAAACAAGCTTGGAACAGTCAGCATATGATGGATCTTGTTCTGAAAATTCTGTGTCTGG TTCAAGTGCAACAGATGATTCAAAATCAGAGGAAACATCTAAATTGGAAAGAGGAAATTCTGCTCTAAGCAAAGTTTTGGAATCGTTGTGCTCTTATCACGGGCATCAGATTTTAGCTATGTTGAAATTTTTAATCCAAGAATCGTGTGTTGATTCTGTTGGCAGTTGCCAGCTGCCGCAAACTATACATTCAGAAGCATCTGAAGATGATGTGCACATTCCAGTCTGCAGTTGTGATGGCAACATGCAAATGAAAAGGTGCTGTTTACAAAATCAAAGACCAAATACTTCTTTGCCACCTCTGTCAGTCTCTGTGAAAGACTTAGATCGTTTGTCGTGCCAGTCTGTGACCGTTGGATATGTTAACACAGTGGTAAACAAAGGGAATCCTGTGCCTTCTAGTCCTCCTAGGTGCTGCCTCAAACAGTTAAAGGAGTCTAAGAGCCACGCGGCAAGAACAGCACTTTGTACAAATCTCATTTCAGCAGGGCAAAAGATTAACAAAGCTAGCAGAGGCCACAGCCCTTCGCCACCTACATTATCACCTGTGGAAGCTGATGAATATAATTATTTGGAGGAATCAGTTGAAGGATCTCTAAATAGACTTGAAATGAATCGTAATCAGCCTCCTTCCCTGTCGCGAGCTGAAAGAAGTTGTTCTGTGTGTGAACCGAAAAATAAATTATGCATTGCAGAAGTGGCCGGTAACGTGGATAAGACTTTTCTAAGTGCAAATCAAGAAACTAGCCTTATAAATTCTGATAAGCTTGAAAAAGTTGAAAATGCTGCCGCCTTTCAGGACTTAATGGATCGAATTAATGAGAAATTAAAATCAATCGAAACTACTGATACAGCAAATGTTGCAAAATTATCTAAGAGTGATGGGAGAACAGAATCGGATCTTAAATTACAGAGCTTCATCACCTCTCTCTTACATGATGCTAAGGCAAATGATTATAATTTTATGGAGTTGTTGAGCCAGCATGACaaagaagcagaaaataaaattatCCAAACACGATTTCGCAAACGGCAAGAAACCTTATTTGCACTGCATAATTCCCCCGATTCATCACTGTTTAAAAGACAATCGTTGCAAATTAAGAGAGAGATAGCCAGTCTGGATGAAACCTTCataaggaaaaagagaaatgtgaaaaaaaattacaaactatccccaaacaaaaatgaaaatcatAGCACATCAAAAGATCATTCTTTACaaattaatgaaaataaatatcaGCTATTTTCTCCCATTAAATCAAAGTCTTTGCCAATAGGTCAAGAAGAGACAGTAGAAATACTTCTGAATAATTCAGAGACCAATTCTGGTTTAGTGGCATTTTCAGAAAATACTTCTACAGCATCCCAAAGCAGCTTGGCTAAAATACATGGAAATTGTGAACTACATATGGATCCAGTCTCTGTGAAGGGAGATGATGATAGGATGTTGGACAGGACCAAACATAATGTTATTCCTCCTATGTGGTGCTCTGTGTATGTGACaaacaattttttatttcaaaaatccTCAAACGGGAAAAAAGCTAACtgcatggaaagagaaaaaatgCTGAAAGATTTACAGGCCCAAACGTGCAGCAACGAAGATATAAATAAGATTGTTCGAAACACAAATCTACATGTTGTTGTAGAGCGTTTGGAAGACACAATAAATATGGCTCAAAAGACTAAAAAGCCATTGTTTAATAGTTATAAAATATCCAGCAAACTGAAAGATACGCACAAGTATGAAGCCAACAAGAATGCTAAAAATGGTCTTCTTATTAGCATGAGTGAAAGTGGAAGTACGGGACAATATGTACTGTCACAAGCTCATGCTTCATGTAGCAATAATAGCAAACAGGAATGTCtgccaacaaaagaagaaaaagtgtcTGATGAAGGATATAAAAGCCTTTTGAAATCATCAGCATTCAATTCAGATACGTTGACTTACCATAATGAGGACTTGCAATCAAGTTCTGATGTGGGAGATAATTCTCCAGCACTAAATTACACTAGTCCTATAAAACTTATGTTCCTTTCAGAGATTAATAGTAGCGAAGGAGTGAAATACACACTAACCTCTGTAAATGATTCCGCTAAATTAAACATTGACCTTTATTCTCTTCAGCGGAAAACAAGTGTGCTGGCAGAAAaacaattggaagctgtggatcCTGGTAAAACTGTTTCTCTTGAAAACAGCCCTAAAAATGAAGTAAATTCTGTTTTTCCTTCAGTAATTGCTCATGAAACAAACATTGGTGAGCATAAGCCAAATGAAAATCCCGTAGAACAAAGTGGCAATGGATCCTCTCTGAAAAGAAAACCGGGCCGACCAAAAAAATTAGGTCCTCAAGTTGTGAAGCAGATTAAGCGTCCAATTGGCCGACCGCCAAAGCCTAAGGTAGATGCTGAAAATGCCAATAATATAAGTGATTCCATCAGTGCTAGGAAAAAAAGTGTGAGCTCCAATGCAGAAGTTCTAGAGGACAGTAATATTAACAAGAACATTACTGTGACAGTGGTCTTTGGAAGGTCACGAAGGACTAAGAGGTGTGTTTCTGAAAGTAGCCTAAATGTCAGTTTGGTACCAAGTCCTCACAGTCACGTTGTATGTGAATCTGATCAAGTGAAGCAGAACTCAGAAACAAGGAATAGTTTGCCAAAAAACAGAAGTATGCAAAATTCTGCTGAACGCAAGACCTCTGCATCTGGCTATGAGTATGTTAGACCTTTAGAGAGCAGCCCAGTGCTACCATCCCATTGTAGCAATATCGTAAGaccaaaacagaagcctttaaaTATAATTCGAAAACCTGGTAgaccagcaaaaataaaaatatctggCATATCAGTGACTGTTAACCAGATTTCATCTCAGGAAAGAATAGTGAGTATTAGCAGCTGCCTGCCTCCTTTAGAACAAGAGACTGTGTTAGAAAAACATGGATCTCCTAAGAAGGTTGATCAACAATGCAATAAGTTGGATGTTTCAAAAAGCTATTGGAATGATAAAAGTAAGGATTTTTCGGACGAAATTATTACAATAGCACCAAGTAAACCTGAAATCCCTTTGAGACAATCTCTTAGAGATAGAAGACCATCACTGCCTTTCTTACAGTCCTTAGCATCCTCTAACTCACTGTCTTGTAGACGTGCCTTTCTACACAAATCCTATAAGCTCTGTTTGAAAAATGCTAAGaatcaaaaaataaaacattcaaaCATGGCACCCAAAGATACCTCAGGAAATAAGGCcccagaaaaagcaaaaaaaagttcAGAGAATAATAAGTTTAGATTTGTTAATGAAATGTCGTCAGATCCCACCATTTCATCAAATTCTTCCCTCAGATGGTGGGATCCTTCCATTTCTAATGATTCCTTGTTAAAAGAACTAAATAGTAGATATGAACAGATAACAAATACTTGGTTGCACGTGAACGGAGAAGAATTTGAAAAATGCCTCTATGATGAGCGGTGTCATATTGAACAAGACTATAGCATTAAAGTATCAAAGCCTTTGGACTCCTGCGTGTTACAGCTTGAAAACTCTCCTATAAAAATGCTTTTCCAGAAAAAGTGTAACATAGATGAACTGTGCTCGTGGTTTATGCAAACTACGGAAACGCAGTCACTGGCATTAGTGAGAAAGGCGAATGCTCGCAATCCTGTTGAAGTAATCAGTACACGGCAATTTAAAATTGGAACAAGACAATGCGATTGTAATACTAGTCCTTTgagaaagcactttaaaaaatttGCACTATCCACGCCATCGAAATCTGCGGGAAAGATTCGAATCCTCCATAAAATAGTCAGGTCTCGAGCCTTAAAGAGGAAACGTAACTTCACTTTAGCGAAGTTAAGAAGAACCAAATTTGAGAATTTACAGCACGATCGGTGGAGACAAGTGAAAAAGCTGTACAATCATGGAACAAGTGACTGGAAATCGAAAAAGCAGCATTTGCGATTCTTCTGCCAAAGCCAGCGTTTTGCTAACACAAGTCAGGAAATTAACAACAAAACGAGCACAAGCCACGAGAATGGTACAGTAGACACTAAATCGCCCGCAATTCTTGTAGACTCTCAGAGTAGCACTTCAACTGGAAATGAAACCACAGGTGCATTTTATCAACAGAAAACACAATTGACAGACCTCAGCACAAAGCCTGGCTTGACAAATAATTGTAGACCAAGCGCACAATCCGTAGATCACAACCAAAAAAATATCGGGAAAGCACATGCCTTTGGTGAAGATGACTGGAAAGGCAAAACCTTTAAGGATTGTAGAATATTTTTGAAGAAAATCAACCCGGCTGAAGAGCAGCATTCTTTCAGTAGTACTGTTGTTTGCACTCCGGAGTCTGTAGATCGTAGTGCCAGTCACGGCTACTTTCAGGGGGAAAGGCACTGTACTTTAAGGTCCCATTCTGCTAAGCAGAGAACGTCTGACAGATGTGAGAAGGATGCTGAGGAAGCTAAGAATTTCAGCTTGGTTAAAAACCTGCATATTGAGCAAGACTGCAAGAAACCAAGCAAGCGTGTCACTTTTGAAGATGGTCCTGCCGAGGTCCCTAAGAAAacaagcaagaggaggaggacacagtacAAGCTCAACAACCTGAATATCAGAGAAAGGAATACGAGGCAATTATGCAGCACTGGCCAAGTATCAAGTTGTTACTCAAAGTACCAACTAG ctctacaatattctTTTAGAGATGCAGCTGCCAGAACTATATCCAGTATTTTGAAG gACCTCTTAAACCTGTTGGACTGCCTTTgctgggaggatttgcaagcagAGCTGTTGAATACTCCATGA
- the LCORL gene encoding ligand-dependent nuclear receptor corepressor-like protein isoform X5, whose amino-acid sequence MDEKCSFCNLHKDTVTDHTTIIGSLQSTPTEELSSQGQSNTDKIECQAENYLNALFRKKDLPQNCDPNIPLVAQELMKKMIRQFAIEYISKSSKMQENRNGSSYETSLICKGIQMNQTENSFQEEQDSPLDLTVNRIQEQNTQQVGDGVLDLSTKKTSLEQSAYDGSCSENSVSGSSATDDSKSEETSKLERGNSALSKVLESLCSYHGHQILAMLKFLIQESCVDSVGSCQLPQTIHSEASEDDVHIPVCSCDGNMQMKRCCLQNQRPNTSLPPLSVSVKDLDRLSCQSVTVGYVNTVVNKGNPVPSSPPRCCLKQLKESKSHAARTALCTNLISAGQKINKASRGHSPSPPTLSPVEADEYNYLEESVEGSLNRLEMNRNQPPSLSRAERSCSVCEPKNKLCIAEVAGNVDKTFLSANQETSLINSDKLEKVENAAAFQDLMDRINEKLKSIETTDTANVAKLSKSDGRTESDLKLQSFITSLLHDAKANDYNFMELLSQHDKEAENKIIQTRFRKRQETLFALHNSPDSSLFKRQSLQIKREIASLDETFIRKKRNVKKNYKLSPNKNENHSTSKDHSLQINENKYQLFSPIKSKSLPIGQEETVEILLNNSETNSGLVAFSENTSTASQSSLAKIHGNCELHMDPVSVKGDDDRMLDRTKHNVIPPMWCSVYVTNNFLFQKSSNGKKANCMEREKMLKDLQAQTCSNEDINKIVRNTNLHVVVERLEDTINMAQKTKKPLFNSYKISSKLKDTHKYEANKNAKNGLLISMSESGSTGQYVLSQAHASCSNNSKQECLPTKEEKVSDEGYKSLLKSSAFNSDTLTYHNEDLQSSSDVGDNSPALNYTSPIKLMFLSEINSSEGVKYTLTSVNDSAKLNIDLYSLQRKTSVLAEKQLEAVDPGKTVSLENSPKNEVNSVFPSVIAHETNIGEHKPNENPVEQSGNGSSLKRKPGRPKKLGPQVVKQIKRPIGRPPKPKVDAENANNISDSISARKKSVSSNAEVLEDSNINKNITVTVVFGRSRRTKRCVSESSLNVSLVPSPHSHVVCESDQVKQNSETRNSLPKNRSMQNSAERKTSASGYEYVRPLESSPVLPSHCSNIVRPKQKPLNIIRKPGRPAKIKISGISVTVNQISSQERIVSISSCLPPLEQETVLEKHGSPKKVDQQCNKLDVSKSYWNDKSKDFSDEIITIAPSKPEIPLRQSLRDRRPSLPFLQSLASSNSLSCRRAFLHKSYKLCLKNAKNQKIKHSNMAPKDTSGNKAPEKAKKSSENNKFRFVNEMSSDPTISSNSSLRWWDPSISNDSLLKELNSRYEQITNTWLHVNGEEFEKCLYDERCHIEQDYSIKVSKPLDSCVLQLENSPIKMLFQKKCNIDELCSWFMQTTETQSLALVRKANARNPVEVISTRQFKIGTRQCDCNTSPLRKHFKKFALSTPSKSAGKIRILHKIVRSRALKRKRNFTLAKLRRTKFENLQHDRWRQVKKLYNHGTSDWKSKKQHLRFFCQSQRFANTSQEINNKTSTSHENGTVDTKSPAILVDSQSSTSTGNETTGAFYQQKTQLTDLSTKPGLTNNCRPSAQSVDHNQKNIGKAHAFGEDDWKGKTFKDCRIFLKKINPAEEQHSFSSTVVCTPESVDRSASHGYFQGERHCTLRSHSAKQRTSDRCEKDAEEAKNFSLVKNLHIEQDCKKPSKRVTFEDGPAEVPKKTSKRRRTQYKLNNLNIRERNTRQLCSTGQVSSCYSKYQLALQYSFRDAAARTISSILKDLLNLLDCLCWEDLQAELLNTP is encoded by the exons ATGGATGAAAAATGTTCCTTTTGTAATTTACATAAAGACACAGTCACT GATCATACGACAATTATTGGTTCTTTGCAGTCAACACCTACAGAGGAACTATCATCTCAGGGCCAGTCCAACACTGATAAAATTGAGTGCCAAGCAGAGAATTACCTAAATGCACTCTTTCGCAAGAAAG ATCTTCCTCAGAACTGTGATCCTAACATTCCCTTAGTTGCTCAGGAATTAATGAAAAAGATGATCCGTCAATTTGCAATTGAATACATTTCAAAAAGTAGTAAAATGCAAGAAAATAGAAACGGTTCGTCATATGAAACAAGTCTGATATGTAAAGGTATCCAAATGAACCAAACAGAAAATTCATTTCAGGAAGAACAGGATAGCCCTCTAGACCTCACTGTGAATCGAATACAAGAGCAGAATACTCAGCAAG TAGGGGATGGAGTGCTAGATCTTTCTACAAAGAAAACAAGCTTGGAACAGTCAGCATATGATGGATCTTGTTCTGAAAATTCTGTGTCTGG TTCAAGTGCAACAGATGATTCAAAATCAGAGGAAACATCTAAATTGGAAAGAGGAAATTCTGCTCTAAGCAAAGTTTTGGAATCGTTGTGCTCTTATCACGGGCATCAGATTTTAGCTATGTTGAAATTTTTAATCCAAGAATCGTGTGTTGATTCTGTTGGCAGTTGCCAGCTGCCGCAAACTATACATTCAGAAGCATCTGAAGATGATGTGCACATTCCAGTCTGCAGTTGTGATGGCAACATGCAAATGAAAAGGTGCTGTTTACAAAATCAAAGACCAAATACTTCTTTGCCACCTCTGTCAGTCTCTGTGAAAGACTTAGATCGTTTGTCGTGCCAGTCTGTGACCGTTGGATATGTTAACACAGTGGTAAACAAAGGGAATCCTGTGCCTTCTAGTCCTCCTAGGTGCTGCCTCAAACAGTTAAAGGAGTCTAAGAGCCACGCGGCAAGAACAGCACTTTGTACAAATCTCATTTCAGCAGGGCAAAAGATTAACAAAGCTAGCAGAGGCCACAGCCCTTCGCCACCTACATTATCACCTGTGGAAGCTGATGAATATAATTATTTGGAGGAATCAGTTGAAGGATCTCTAAATAGACTTGAAATGAATCGTAATCAGCCTCCTTCCCTGTCGCGAGCTGAAAGAAGTTGTTCTGTGTGTGAACCGAAAAATAAATTATGCATTGCAGAAGTGGCCGGTAACGTGGATAAGACTTTTCTAAGTGCAAATCAAGAAACTAGCCTTATAAATTCTGATAAGCTTGAAAAAGTTGAAAATGCTGCCGCCTTTCAGGACTTAATGGATCGAATTAATGAGAAATTAAAATCAATCGAAACTACTGATACAGCAAATGTTGCAAAATTATCTAAGAGTGATGGGAGAACAGAATCGGATCTTAAATTACAGAGCTTCATCACCTCTCTCTTACATGATGCTAAGGCAAATGATTATAATTTTATGGAGTTGTTGAGCCAGCATGACaaagaagcagaaaataaaattatCCAAACACGATTTCGCAAACGGCAAGAAACCTTATTTGCACTGCATAATTCCCCCGATTCATCACTGTTTAAAAGACAATCGTTGCAAATTAAGAGAGAGATAGCCAGTCTGGATGAAACCTTCataaggaaaaagagaaatgtgaaaaaaaattacaaactatccccaaacaaaaatgaaaatcatAGCACATCAAAAGATCATTCTTTACaaattaatgaaaataaatatcaGCTATTTTCTCCCATTAAATCAAAGTCTTTGCCAATAGGTCAAGAAGAGACAGTAGAAATACTTCTGAATAATTCAGAGACCAATTCTGGTTTAGTGGCATTTTCAGAAAATACTTCTACAGCATCCCAAAGCAGCTTGGCTAAAATACATGGAAATTGTGAACTACATATGGATCCAGTCTCTGTGAAGGGAGATGATGATAGGATGTTGGACAGGACCAAACATAATGTTATTCCTCCTATGTGGTGCTCTGTGTATGTGACaaacaattttttatttcaaaaatccTCAAACGGGAAAAAAGCTAACtgcatggaaagagaaaaaatgCTGAAAGATTTACAGGCCCAAACGTGCAGCAACGAAGATATAAATAAGATTGTTCGAAACACAAATCTACATGTTGTTGTAGAGCGTTTGGAAGACACAATAAATATGGCTCAAAAGACTAAAAAGCCATTGTTTAATAGTTATAAAATATCCAGCAAACTGAAAGATACGCACAAGTATGAAGCCAACAAGAATGCTAAAAATGGTCTTCTTATTAGCATGAGTGAAAGTGGAAGTACGGGACAATATGTACTGTCACAAGCTCATGCTTCATGTAGCAATAATAGCAAACAGGAATGTCtgccaacaaaagaagaaaaagtgtcTGATGAAGGATATAAAAGCCTTTTGAAATCATCAGCATTCAATTCAGATACGTTGACTTACCATAATGAGGACTTGCAATCAAGTTCTGATGTGGGAGATAATTCTCCAGCACTAAATTACACTAGTCCTATAAAACTTATGTTCCTTTCAGAGATTAATAGTAGCGAAGGAGTGAAATACACACTAACCTCTGTAAATGATTCCGCTAAATTAAACATTGACCTTTATTCTCTTCAGCGGAAAACAAGTGTGCTGGCAGAAAaacaattggaagctgtggatcCTGGTAAAACTGTTTCTCTTGAAAACAGCCCTAAAAATGAAGTAAATTCTGTTTTTCCTTCAGTAATTGCTCATGAAACAAACATTGGTGAGCATAAGCCAAATGAAAATCCCGTAGAACAAAGTGGCAATGGATCCTCTCTGAAAAGAAAACCGGGCCGACCAAAAAAATTAGGTCCTCAAGTTGTGAAGCAGATTAAGCGTCCAATTGGCCGACCGCCAAAGCCTAAGGTAGATGCTGAAAATGCCAATAATATAAGTGATTCCATCAGTGCTAGGAAAAAAAGTGTGAGCTCCAATGCAGAAGTTCTAGAGGACAGTAATATTAACAAGAACATTACTGTGACAGTGGTCTTTGGAAGGTCACGAAGGACTAAGAGGTGTGTTTCTGAAAGTAGCCTAAATGTCAGTTTGGTACCAAGTCCTCACAGTCACGTTGTATGTGAATCTGATCAAGTGAAGCAGAACTCAGAAACAAGGAATAGTTTGCCAAAAAACAGAAGTATGCAAAATTCTGCTGAACGCAAGACCTCTGCATCTGGCTATGAGTATGTTAGACCTTTAGAGAGCAGCCCAGTGCTACCATCCCATTGTAGCAATATCGTAAGaccaaaacagaagcctttaaaTATAATTCGAAAACCTGGTAgaccagcaaaaataaaaatatctggCATATCAGTGACTGTTAACCAGATTTCATCTCAGGAAAGAATAGTGAGTATTAGCAGCTGCCTGCCTCCTTTAGAACAAGAGACTGTGTTAGAAAAACATGGATCTCCTAAGAAGGTTGATCAACAATGCAATAAGTTGGATGTTTCAAAAAGCTATTGGAATGATAAAAGTAAGGATTTTTCGGACGAAATTATTACAATAGCACCAAGTAAACCTGAAATCCCTTTGAGACAATCTCTTAGAGATAGAAGACCATCACTGCCTTTCTTACAGTCCTTAGCATCCTCTAACTCACTGTCTTGTAGACGTGCCTTTCTACACAAATCCTATAAGCTCTGTTTGAAAAATGCTAAGaatcaaaaaataaaacattcaaaCATGGCACCCAAAGATACCTCAGGAAATAAGGCcccagaaaaagcaaaaaaaagttcAGAGAATAATAAGTTTAGATTTGTTAATGAAATGTCGTCAGATCCCACCATTTCATCAAATTCTTCCCTCAGATGGTGGGATCCTTCCATTTCTAATGATTCCTTGTTAAAAGAACTAAATAGTAGATATGAACAGATAACAAATACTTGGTTGCACGTGAACGGAGAAGAATTTGAAAAATGCCTCTATGATGAGCGGTGTCATATTGAACAAGACTATAGCATTAAAGTATCAAAGCCTTTGGACTCCTGCGTGTTACAGCTTGAAAACTCTCCTATAAAAATGCTTTTCCAGAAAAAGTGTAACATAGATGAACTGTGCTCGTGGTTTATGCAAACTACGGAAACGCAGTCACTGGCATTAGTGAGAAAGGCGAATGCTCGCAATCCTGTTGAAGTAATCAGTACACGGCAATTTAAAATTGGAACAAGACAATGCGATTGTAATACTAGTCCTTTgagaaagcactttaaaaaatttGCACTATCCACGCCATCGAAATCTGCGGGAAAGATTCGAATCCTCCATAAAATAGTCAGGTCTCGAGCCTTAAAGAGGAAACGTAACTTCACTTTAGCGAAGTTAAGAAGAACCAAATTTGAGAATTTACAGCACGATCGGTGGAGACAAGTGAAAAAGCTGTACAATCATGGAACAAGTGACTGGAAATCGAAAAAGCAGCATTTGCGATTCTTCTGCCAAAGCCAGCGTTTTGCTAACACAAGTCAGGAAATTAACAACAAAACGAGCACAAGCCACGAGAATGGTACAGTAGACACTAAATCGCCCGCAATTCTTGTAGACTCTCAGAGTAGCACTTCAACTGGAAATGAAACCACAGGTGCATTTTATCAACAGAAAACACAATTGACAGACCTCAGCACAAAGCCTGGCTTGACAAATAATTGTAGACCAAGCGCACAATCCGTAGATCACAACCAAAAAAATATCGGGAAAGCACATGCCTTTGGTGAAGATGACTGGAAAGGCAAAACCTTTAAGGATTGTAGAATATTTTTGAAGAAAATCAACCCGGCTGAAGAGCAGCATTCTTTCAGTAGTACTGTTGTTTGCACTCCGGAGTCTGTAGATCGTAGTGCCAGTCACGGCTACTTTCAGGGGGAAAGGCACTGTACTTTAAGGTCCCATTCTGCTAAGCAGAGAACGTCTGACAGATGTGAGAAGGATGCTGAGGAAGCTAAGAATTTCAGCTTGGTTAAAAACCTGCATATTGAGCAAGACTGCAAGAAACCAAGCAAGCGTGTCACTTTTGAAGATGGTCCTGCCGAGGTCCCTAAGAAAacaagcaagaggaggaggacacagtacAAGCTCAACAACCTGAATATCAGAGAAAGGAATACGAGGCAATTATGCAGCACTGGCCAAGTATCAAGTTGTTACTCAAAGTACCAACTAG ctctacaatattctTTTAGAGATGCAGCTGCCAGAACTATATCCAGTATTTTGAAG gACCTCTTAAACCTGTTGGACTGCCTTTgctgggaggatttgcaagcagAGCTGTTGAATACTCCATGA